One bacterium genomic region harbors:
- a CDS encoding acyl-CoA carboxylase subunit beta encodes MAIQDKIKELMQLREQARLGGGEKRIDSQHKKGKLTARERIDLLLDEGSFEEFDMFVSHRSIDFGLDKQAYLSDGVVTGYGTIDGRLVYVFSQDFTVFGGSLSEMYAQKICKIMDKAMKVGAPIIGINDSGGARIQEGVKSLGGYAEIFQRNIMASGVVPQISAVFGPCAGGAVYSPALTDFIIMSKETSYMFVTGPKVVKTVTGEVVDEEQLGGAMVHGSKSGVTHFVADTEEEGIQLIRKLLSYLPQNNLEDPPVIPCTDPIDRLEDHLNEIVPENPSKPYDVKDVIHSVVDYNEFVEVGRHFAPNIVTGFARFNGMPVGIVANQPNYLAGVLDINSSRKAARFVRFCDAFNMPIVTFVDVPGFLPGTAQEYGGIIIHGAKLLFAYGEATVPKVTVILRKAYGGAYDVMSSKHLRGDINYSWPAAEIAVMGPKGAIEILYSKEYNDIKDLEERMKFLQQKEEEYKKKFATPYVAAKYGYIDDVIEPRNTRFRVIRALESLKTKKDNNPPKKHSNIPL; translated from the coding sequence ATGGCAATACAGGATAAAATAAAAGAGCTGATGCAGCTTCGCGAACAAGCAAGACTTGGCGGTGGCGAAAAACGCATCGACTCTCAGCATAAAAAAGGAAAACTCACCGCACGTGAACGTATCGATCTTCTGCTAGATGAAGGAAGCTTTGAAGAATTTGATATGTTCGTCTCTCACCGAAGTATTGATTTCGGTCTCGATAAACAAGCTTACCTTTCGGACGGAGTAGTAACCGGTTACGGAACAATTGATGGAAGATTGGTATATGTCTTCTCTCAGGATTTTACGGTCTTCGGCGGTTCTCTTTCTGAAATGTATGCTCAGAAGATTTGCAAGATAATGGACAAAGCGATGAAAGTCGGTGCTCCAATTATCGGAATAAATGACAGCGGTGGTGCGCGAATTCAGGAAGGAGTTAAAAGTCTAGGAGGTTATGCTGAGATTTTTCAGAGAAATATAATGGCTTCAGGAGTTGTTCCGCAGATCTCAGCAGTATTTGGTCCTTGTGCTGGTGGTGCAGTTTACTCCCCTGCTTTGACTGACTTCATCATTATGTCAAAAGAAACAAGTTATATGTTTGTAACAGGACCGAAAGTCGTTAAGACTGTTACTGGCGAAGTGGTTGATGAGGAACAGCTTGGTGGAGCGATGGTTCATGGATCGAAATCAGGTGTTACTCATTTCGTTGCTGATACTGAAGAGGAAGGAATCCAGCTAATAAGAAAACTGCTTAGCTACTTACCGCAAAATAATCTCGAGGATCCACCGGTAATTCCTTGCACAGATCCGATCGACAGGTTGGAAGATCATTTAAATGAAATTGTTCCGGAAAATCCAAGCAAACCGTACGATGTGAAGGATGTTATTCATTCAGTTGTTGACTATAATGAATTCGTTGAAGTTGGAAGACATTTTGCACCAAATATTGTAACCGGATTTGCAAGATTCAACGGAATGCCTGTCGGTATTGTTGCGAACCAACCAAATTATCTAGCAGGTGTATTGGACATAAATTCATCAAGAAAAGCTGCGAGGTTTGTACGTTTCTGCGATGCATTCAATATGCCGATTGTAACTTTTGTTGATGTTCCCGGTTTCTTACCAGGCACTGCACAAGAGTACGGAGGTATAATTATTCATGGTGCAAAATTACTTTTTGCATATGGTGAAGCAACCGTTCCAAAAGTTACTGTGATTTTGAGAAAAGCTTATGGTGGTGCATACGATGTAATGAGTTCGAAGCATCTGCGCGGAGATATTAATTATTCCTGGCCTGCTGCAGAAATTGCTGTAATGGGTCCTAAAGGTGCAATCGAAATTCTTTACAGCAAAGAATACAATGATATCAAAGATCTGGAAGAGCGTATGAAATTCCTCCAGCAAAAAGAAGAAGAGTATAAGAAAAAATTTGCTACTCCTTATGTTGCAGCTAAGTATGGATACATAGATGATGTGATTGAACCAAGAAATACAAGATTCAGAGTGATCAGGGCATTGGAATCGCTAAAGACAAAAAAGGATAATAATCCTCCGAAGAAACATTCCAACATTCCACTATAG
- a CDS encoding sodium ion-translocating decarboxylase subunit beta, with protein sequence MGGFFEFLNHGITQFFRYTAFANMTTGHIVMIAVGLIFIYLAITKEYEPLLLVPIGFGILIGNIPFLQEANLQLGVYEPGSVMNYLYFGVIKGVYPPLIFLGIGAMTDFSTLLSNPKLILLGAAAQLGIFGAYMLALLLGFIPEQAAAIGIIGGADGPTAIFLSSKLAPELMGAIAVSAYSYMALVPVIQPPIMKLLTNDKERRIRMKPPRSVSKTEKVMFPIVGLLLTTFITPSALPLLGMLFFGNLLKESGVTKRLADTAKGPLIDIVTILIGITVGASTQATTFLTANSIGIFGLGALSFMIATFGGVVFAKVMNLFLTDENKINPLIGNAGVSAVPDSARVSQIIGLQYDKTNHLLMHAMAPNVAGVIGSAVAAGILMSFLL encoded by the coding sequence ATGGGTGGTTTTTTTGAATTTCTGAATCACGGTATAACCCAATTTTTCCGTTACACGGCTTTCGCAAATATGACTACAGGTCATATTGTTATGATAGCAGTCGGATTGATATTTATTTATTTGGCTATAACAAAAGAATATGAGCCACTTCTGCTAGTTCCAATCGGCTTCGGTATTTTAATAGGAAATATTCCCTTCTTACAGGAAGCAAACCTTCAGCTTGGAGTTTATGAACCTGGAAGCGTGATGAACTATCTTTACTTTGGAGTAATCAAAGGTGTATATCCTCCGCTTATATTTCTGGGTATCGGTGCAATGACAGATTTTTCAACACTGCTATCAAATCCTAAATTGATTTTACTTGGAGCAGCTGCACAACTGGGAATATTTGGTGCGTATATGCTTGCCTTGCTACTTGGATTTATCCCTGAGCAGGCTGCTGCTATCGGAATTATCGGCGGTGCAGATGGTCCAACAGCAATATTTTTATCATCCAAGTTAGCCCCAGAATTGATGGGTGCAATAGCTGTATCTGCTTATTCTTATATGGCACTGGTTCCTGTAATCCAGCCTCCGATAATGAAGCTGTTAACAAATGACAAAGAACGCAGGATCAGGATGAAGCCTCCCCGCTCAGTATCCAAAACTGAAAAAGTAATGTTTCCGATAGTCGGATTGCTGTTGACCACTTTCATCACACCGAGTGCATTGCCCTTGCTTGGCATGCTTTTCTTTGGAAATCTTTTAAAAGAAAGCGGAGTCACTAAAAGACTTGCAGATACAGCAAAAGGTCCCCTAATCGACATAGTCACAATACTTATTGGAATAACAGTCGGAGCTTCAACACAAGCTACTACTTTTCTTACAGCAAACTCGATCGGAATTTTTGGACTGGGTGCTTTGTCATTTATGATAGCAACTTTCGGAGGTGTGGTTTTTGCGAAAGTGATGAACTTATTTCTCACTGATGAAAATAAAATCAATCCGCTAATTGGTAACGCGGGTGTATCAGCAGTTCCCGATAGTGCAAGAGTATCACAGATAATCGGACTTCAATACGATAAGACAAATCATTTACTTATGCACGCAATGGCACCTAATGTGGCTGGCGTTATTGGTTCTGCGGTAGCTGCGGGTATTTTGATGTCGTTCTTACTTTAA
- the asnB gene encoding asparagine synthase (glutamine-hydrolyzing): MCGIFGVINFDGKPVDKEKVLSARDVLAHRGPDDNGIYYSNCHPESFNKFRTSSVEGQSSVALAHRRLSIIDLSPAAHQPMVSDDGRYVIVFNGEIFNYREIINSQLKIKNLRTNSDTEVILKLYELEGPECLNRLRGMFAFAIWDDKEKKLFAARDRFGIKPFYYLHNHKEFIFSSELKAIKHYKNGLTLSMKGMDAFLRTGSVPAPLTIYEETKALLPGHWLTINSDQLTIKNYWSYFDLLNTSHTSTGLSMTATESLRGAQRRSNLRYDDATKNSIRNSLLDTIKAHMVSDVEVGAFLSGGIDSTAIVSLMRQVGQEKIKTISVTFPGHPLDESKYSNTAAKKYQTDHFEYRLQEDELLNDFEKIIEAMDQPTIDGINTYFVSKAAASFGLKVVLSGVGGDELFGGYASFVNIPKYHRIKSLPLAKPLMKAAGFLLNGKLPAKAIEYFKNPNSPNSEYKLIRGLFTDTELQALGWRSDSRRTSFAGMTDSRQPAYRTGRAGMTEGGVPSFRPSSESDGSSSFWQSPESEIQHPISGNQNLSPLQYISMMESFVYMRNQLLRDSDVFSMMHSLELRVPFVDHMLYSAVLPYLDAGFDKNFPKKMLVDAVGDLPDEIVHRPKQGFTFPFADWMKRGKIKDAINDLTNIGNPLFNQTVMTDLLNNFEADKIHWSRIWALFIAGKFS, encoded by the coding sequence ATGTGCGGCATATTCGGTGTAATTAATTTTGATGGAAAACCTGTTGATAAAGAGAAAGTTTTATCAGCACGGGATGTTCTAGCCCATCGCGGACCGGATGATAATGGCATCTACTATTCTAACTGTCACCCTGAGTCCTTCAACAAGTTCAGGACAAGCTCTGTCGAAGGGCAATCATCTGTCGCACTAGCCCACCGAAGACTCTCAATCATCGATCTCTCCCCTGCTGCTCATCAGCCGATGGTTTCTGATGATGGCAGATATGTTATAGTATTTAATGGGGAAATTTTCAATTATCGTGAAATTATAAATTCACAATTAAAAATTAAAAATTTAAGAACTAACAGTGACACTGAAGTTATACTGAAACTATATGAACTAGAAGGACCTGAATGTTTGAATCGCCTCCGCGGAATGTTTGCTTTTGCGATCTGGGATGATAAAGAGAAAAAACTTTTTGCAGCACGTGATCGTTTCGGAATAAAACCATTTTACTACCTTCACAACCATAAAGAATTCATCTTTTCTTCCGAGCTGAAAGCAATTAAGCATTACAAGAATGGATTAACTCTCTCAATGAAAGGAATGGATGCTTTCCTTAGAACCGGTTCTGTTCCTGCTCCTTTAACGATTTACGAGGAGACCAAAGCGTTACTGCCAGGGCACTGGCTCACAATTAACAGTGATCAATTAACAATTAAGAATTATTGGTCGTATTTTGATTTGCTGAATACGAGTCATACTTCGACCGGGCTCAGTATGACAGCAACCGAGTCATTGCGAGGAGCGCAGCGACGAAGCAATCTCAGGTACGATGACGCTACAAAAAATTCAATCCGTAATTCTCTACTAGATACTATCAAAGCCCACATGGTTTCTGATGTTGAAGTCGGTGCTTTTCTTTCAGGCGGAATTGACTCCACTGCAATTGTTTCGCTTATGAGGCAGGTTGGACAGGAAAAGATAAAAACTATCTCAGTCACCTTTCCCGGGCATCCGCTCGATGAATCAAAGTATTCAAATACTGCTGCAAAAAAATACCAGACAGATCATTTTGAATACAGACTGCAGGAAGATGAACTGCTGAATGATTTTGAAAAAATAATCGAAGCAATGGACCAACCGACAATTGACGGCATAAATACTTACTTCGTTTCTAAAGCAGCAGCATCGTTCGGATTAAAAGTTGTGCTCTCCGGTGTTGGCGGTGATGAACTTTTCGGTGGTTATGCGTCATTCGTTAATATTCCAAAATACCATCGAATAAAATCGCTGCCGCTTGCTAAACCGCTTATGAAAGCAGCAGGATTTCTGCTGAACGGAAAACTCCCTGCAAAAGCTATCGAGTATTTTAAAAATCCAAATTCACCAAACTCAGAATACAAGTTGATACGAGGACTTTTCACTGATACAGAACTGCAGGCGTTAGGTTGGCGGTCAGATTCCCGACGCACTTCGTTTGCGGGAATGACAGATTCCAGACAACCTGCCTACCGGACAGGCAGGGCTGGAATGACAGAAGGGGGTGTGCCGTCATTCCGACCCAGTTCGGAATCTGACGGCTCTTCGTCATTCTGGCAAAGTCCAGAATCCGAAATCCAGCATCCAATATCCGGCAACCAAAACCTCTCCCCGCTTCAATACATAAGTATGATGGAGAGTTTTGTTTATATGCGCAACCAACTCTTACGCGACAGCGACGTCTTCAGTATGATGCACTCACTTGAACTGCGTGTGCCTTTTGTGGATCATATGCTATACAGTGCTGTGCTCCCGTATCTCGATGCTGGTTTTGACAAAAACTTTCCGAAAAAAATGCTGGTGGATGCAGTTGGCGATCTGCCGGATGAAATAGTTCACAGACCAAAGCAGGGATTTACTTTCCCGTTTGCAGACTGGATGAAGCGCGGAAAAATTAAGGATGCGATAAATGATTTAACTAATATCGGTAATCCCTTATTTAATCAAACAGTTATGACAGATCTTCTAAATAATTTTGAAGCAGATAAAATCCATTGGTCCAGAATCTGGGCGTTGTTTATTGCTGGTAAGTTTAGTTAG
- a CDS encoding nucleotidyltransferase, with the protein MKAEKDFEEFIELLNNHNVKYMIVGAYAFALYAKPRNTGDLDIFIERSDENADLMMQVLTEFGLESLNISIEDFTTEGRVIQIGVSPVRIDIMNVIDGVKFNEAINRTIKVKFGNSSGNFISKTDLIINKLSTNRLKDKADAEELQQS; encoded by the coding sequence ATGAAAGCAGAAAAAGACTTCGAAGAGTTTATAGAATTATTAAATAATCATAACGTTAAGTATATGATCGTTGGTGCGTATGCTTTTGCACTTTATGCTAAACCAAGAAATACCGGTGATCTGGATATTTTTATTGAAAGATCGGATGAAAATGCAGACTTAATGATGCAAGTCCTTACTGAGTTTGGGCTGGAATCTTTGAATATTTCTATAGAGGATTTTACAACAGAAGGTAGAGTAATTCAAATTGGCGTTAGCCCGGTAAGGATTGATATTATGAATGTTATTGATGGCGTCAAGTTTAATGAAGCAATAAACCGGACTATAAAAGTTAAGTTCGGTAATTCTTCCGGGAATTTCATTTCTAAGACAGATTTGATTATAAATAAATTAAGCACCAATCGCTTGAAAGATAAAGCGGATGCGGAAGAGCTGCAGCAATCATAA
- a CDS encoding SLBB domain-containing protein: protein MRIILTIFSLLIVCQHITYSQQEDYQLGLSQSYRGQNQGAYYDYSDPEGLNIKVSVWGYVKYPGRYVIPQKSDIKDLISYAGGISDDSYLDDIRIYKTLPDSTQQMLKFNYEDLWWEEDLNQNLTIYKMEAGDVLVVPGRPRLYWEDYLTLSLSIVGVLLSLTTLIITANN from the coding sequence ATGCGAATTATCCTTACCATTTTTTCCTTATTGATTGTCTGCCAGCACATTACATATTCACAGCAGGAAGACTACCAGCTTGGTTTAAGTCAGAGTTATCGGGGTCAGAACCAGGGTGCGTATTATGATTACTCCGATCCGGAGGGATTGAATATAAAAGTATCTGTTTGGGGTTACGTTAAATATCCGGGCAGATACGTAATTCCTCAGAAGAGTGATATTAAGGATCTGATATCATACGCAGGAGGTATTTCGGATGATTCTTATCTTGATGATATCAGAATTTATAAAACTCTGCCTGACTCAACACAGCAAATGTTGAAATTTAATTATGAAGATCTCTGGTGGGAAGAAGATCTCAATCAAAACTTAACTATCTATAAAATGGAAGCCGGAGATGTGCTTGTCGTACCTGGAAGACCAAGATTATACTGGGAAGATTATCTGACTCTTTCGCTTTCAATCGTCGGTGTTTTACTTTCATTAACAACTCTAATTATAACAGCAAATAATTAA
- a CDS encoding polysaccharide biosynthesis tyrosine autokinase: MKLPKNAIELARLKRNSEALEKLYLMIEQRYQEALINEQSQPGNVLIIDEARIPQYPSKPNRKLIIIIGFLLGAGLAVGYVFVKNYFDDTVKSPDDIENRKINVLAWIPHFESTIAGDQSIQFIVDKLPDSIPSEAFRALRTRIQFSRINTESLKSILITSSAPQEGKTTIAANLAGSFAHSKKKVLLIDCDLRKPSVHKLFNRDKVPGLIDHLVGAAKLDEILVKSNIPNLSYIPSGTIPPNPAEMLDSLELRNFLKSLRDKFDLIILDSPPIIAVTDSEILTSMVDGTLLVVSSENTEIDMMERSVELIRRENTQFLGTVLNNFSYKSGYGSYYKYYYYYSRPEAKT, from the coding sequence ATGAAGCTTCCTAAAAATGCTATAGAGCTTGCAAGACTTAAAAGAAATTCAGAAGCTCTCGAAAAACTTTACCTGATGATTGAGCAAAGATACCAGGAAGCATTAATTAATGAACAATCACAGCCGGGAAATGTTTTAATAATCGATGAAGCACGAATTCCGCAATATCCGTCAAAACCAAACCGCAAGCTTATAATTATCATTGGATTTTTACTCGGTGCAGGATTAGCAGTCGGGTATGTATTTGTTAAGAATTATTTTGATGATACGGTTAAATCACCTGACGATATTGAAAACAGAAAGATAAATGTGCTTGCGTGGATACCGCATTTCGAAAGCACTATTGCTGGTGATCAATCGATTCAATTTATCGTTGACAAGCTCCCGGATTCTATTCCGAGTGAAGCGTTCCGAGCATTGAGAACGCGTATTCAATTTTCCAGGATTAATACTGAGTCATTAAAATCTATTTTAATAACTTCCTCAGCACCGCAGGAAGGAAAGACAACGATAGCAGCAAACCTTGCCGGAAGTTTTGCTCATTCAAAAAAGAAAGTTCTTCTTATTGATTGCGATCTGAGAAAGCCATCTGTTCATAAATTATTCAACAGGGATAAAGTTCCTGGATTGATCGACCATCTTGTGGGTGCAGCCAAACTGGATGAGATACTCGTTAAATCGAATATTCCGAATCTCAGCTATATACCTTCCGGAACGATTCCTCCTAACCCCGCCGAAATGCTTGATTCACTGGAGTTGAGAAATTTCCTGAAATCTTTACGTGATAAATTCGATCTAATAATTCTTGATTCACCACCGATCATTGCAGTTACGGATAGTGAAATCCTTACAAGTATGGTAGATGGTACTTTGTTGGTTGTTTCTTCAGAAAATACTGAAATCGATATGATGGAGCGTTCAGTTGAACTTATCAGAAGGGAGAATACTCAATTCCTCGGTACCGTTCTTAATAACTTTAGCTATAAGTCAGGATACGGTTCGTACTACAAATATTATTATTACTATTCCCGCCCGGAAGCGAAAACGTAA
- a CDS encoding O-antigen ligase family protein, with the protein MNPDKVVKYSLPLFVLTIASRSIEEISFIYYAVPVMCVLFIVICLQRVKGQRSKVKSQDGDSSLPLRMTDSLFSALNRETLLILFLIPGTWFLLTSLWSSYPDISAARALYYILISLGCLSAGILWVRYSEKNIFDFLLPANVVIVLIASFSLITNIPSDSWTGGHGKGFMGFFGHQNLLASVVLFTLPCVFHQVVILVKSRFINVESSDSRRTSFAEITEHSDSSFRRSPESEITFNYSLLNTNLPTGQAGFIPLTAYSLLLIANLLLLTLTYSRASILSLLIGVFIFLILNKSWKVLSYSFIAAVILTSTIYFTPSLNQTVDKIIKKDFPEVYSSRVWMWEPSYKAALEGGLFGLGYGISHPEIRSGEYSDRYENGRLIREKGNSSLALVEETGVVGLVLFLLPIIYAVRKFIIYNVEFRMNRNKLNNYTLYILNSSLFAFILHAEFEAWWVGVGSVQLPLFYTYLGLFTGYLLIRLE; encoded by the coding sequence TTGAACCCTGATAAGGTAGTTAAATATTCTTTACCGCTGTTTGTCCTCACGATTGCAAGCCGTTCAATTGAGGAGATAAGTTTTATTTATTACGCTGTGCCGGTAATGTGTGTGTTATTTATTGTAATTTGCTTGCAGCGAGTCAAAGGTCAAAGGTCAAAGGTCAAAAGTCAAGATGGAGATTCATCGCTTCCGCTCAGAATGACAGATTCTCTGTTTTCTGCGCTCAATAGAGAGACATTATTAATACTATTTCTGATCCCGGGAACCTGGTTCCTACTTACATCACTCTGGTCTTCATATCCTGACATATCAGCAGCAAGAGCGTTGTATTATATTTTAATTTCACTTGGCTGCTTATCTGCCGGAATATTATGGGTACGTTATTCTGAGAAAAATATTTTTGATTTCCTTCTTCCTGCAAATGTGGTGATAGTTTTGATCGCATCGTTCTCTTTAATAACCAACATACCGTCCGACAGTTGGACAGGAGGACACGGTAAAGGCTTTATGGGTTTCTTTGGGCATCAGAACCTTCTGGCGAGTGTCGTTCTGTTTACACTTCCATGTGTGTTCCATCAGGTTGTTATTCTGGTGAAGTCCAGATTCATAAACGTAGAATCATCAGATTCCCGACGCACTTCGTTTGCGGAAATAACAGAACATAGTGACTCGTCATTCCGGCGAAGTCCGGAATCTGAAATTACTTTTAACTACTCACTACTCAATACTAACCTGCCTACCGGACAGGCAGGCTTCATACCCCTTACTGCTTACAGCTTACTGCTTATTGCTAACTTACTTCTACTAACACTTACTTACTCCCGCGCATCTATTTTGTCACTACTCATTGGCGTATTTATTTTTCTGATATTAAATAAGAGTTGGAAAGTTCTTTCTTACAGTTTTATAGCTGCCGTAATTCTAACGAGCACAATCTATTTTACTCCTTCACTGAATCAGACTGTTGATAAAATAATCAAAAAGGATTTTCCCGAAGTTTATTCATCTAGAGTGTGGATGTGGGAGCCATCATATAAAGCAGCACTTGAGGGTGGACTATTTGGACTTGGCTACGGCATCAGTCATCCTGAAATCCGTTCCGGAGAATACAGTGATCGTTATGAAAACGGCAGACTCATCAGAGAAAAAGGAAATTCGTCGCTGGCTTTAGTTGAGGAAACTGGAGTAGTCGGATTGGTTCTGTTTCTTCTGCCGATCATATATGCGGTTAGAAAATTTATAATTTATAATGTAGAATTTAGAATGAATAGAAATAAACTAAATAATTATACATTATACATTTTAAATTCTTCATTATTCGCCTTCATCCTCCATGCTGAGTTCGAAGCCTGGTGGGTTGGGGTTGGTTCTGTTCAGCTGCCATTGTTTTACACTTATCTCGGATTATTTACAGGATACCTGCTGATCAGATTGGAATAG
- the mce gene encoding methylmalonyl-CoA epimerase: MNLTHIEHIGIAVKSLDDSIKFYEDVLGLKCYAVEEVADQKVKTAFFQIGQTKIELLESTDPDGPIGKFIEKRGEGIHHIAYAAKGLDSSLNDLKNKGIKLIDEKPRRGAEGLNIAFLHPKSTFGVLTELCEKPM; the protein is encoded by the coding sequence ATGAATTTAACTCACATCGAACATATCGGAATTGCTGTTAAGAGTTTAGATGATTCAATAAAATTTTATGAAGATGTTCTCGGTTTAAAATGCTATGCTGTTGAGGAAGTTGCAGATCAAAAAGTAAAAACAGCTTTCTTCCAGATTGGACAAACAAAAATAGAATTGCTGGAATCTACTGATCCAGATGGTCCAATCGGAAAGTTCATTGAAAAACGCGGTGAAGGAATTCATCATATCGCTTATGCAGCTAAAGGACTTGACTCATCATTAAACGATTTAAAAAACAAAGGAATTAAGTTGATCGATGAAAAACCACGCAGAGGTGCTGAAGGTTTGAACATAGCCTTCCTTCATCCCAAATCAACATTCGGAGTTCTTACAGAATTATGTGAAAAACCGATGTGA
- a CDS encoding biotin/lipoyl-binding protein has product MKNFKFTIQGNKYDVKVLDVEENIAEIEVNGTIYKVEVDRKISATKTPRLVRSVAVPSTESVPSQMKTSAPTAPKGAGFIKSPLPGVILDVHVREGDKVTPGTKLITLEAMKMENNINADKAGTVKSLKVRKGDSVLEGDILIEIGE; this is encoded by the coding sequence ATGAAAAATTTTAAGTTTACAATTCAGGGCAATAAATACGATGTTAAGGTTCTTGACGTTGAAGAAAATATTGCCGAGATAGAAGTTAACGGAACAATTTATAAAGTTGAGGTAGATAGAAAAATATCGGCAACTAAAACTCCAAGACTTGTCCGTTCAGTTGCAGTACCTTCAACTGAATCTGTTCCGTCACAAATGAAAACAAGTGCACCTACGGCACCAAAAGGAGCGGGATTTATCAAATCGCCATTACCAGGTGTAATATTAGATGTTCATGTTCGGGAGGGAGATAAAGTTACTCCTGGAACAAAACTAATTACACTTGAAGCAATGAAAATGGAAAATAATATTAATGCTGATAAAGCAGGGACAGTTAAATCACTTAAAGTACGAAAAGGCGATAGTGTACTTGAGGGCGATATATTAATCGAGATTGGTGAATAA
- a CDS encoding DUF559 domain-containing protein, with protein MTKHFNKSIEKTKRRKLRQNQTEAEKLIWRYIRNRQLLGCKFKRQYSIDHFVIDFYCPELKLAIEADGGTHNETGRKEYDLRREKYLKKFGVSFVRIKDEELFGNPNKAFNKIEYALKKLKEIKI; from the coding sequence ATGACAAAACATTTCAATAAATCAATTGAAAAGACGAAACGAAGAAAGCTGCGACAAAATCAAACTGAAGCTGAAAAATTAATCTGGAGATACATAAGAAATAGACAATTACTCGGGTGTAAATTTAAACGTCAGTATTCTATTGACCATTTTGTAATTGACTTCTATTGTCCTGAATTGAAACTAGCAATTGAAGCGGATGGTGGGACTCACAATGAAACAGGAAGAAAAGAATATGATCTCAGAAGAGAGAAATATTTAAAAAAGTTTGGTGTAAGTTTCGTTAGAATTAAGGATGAAGAGTTGTTTGGAAATCCAAATAAAGCTTTTAATAAGATTGAGTATGCTCTAAAAAAATTGAAAGAAATCAAAATTTAA
- a CDS encoding OadG family protein, with translation MFFLQAQQVLADTLSKTGKSEFFKEVDPFGLGMTVIGYAIVFIALLLLYIVFYNISKVLQLKIRRFLRKEGVIDKEKKDVSIPGEVNAAIAMALHLYFQEMHDEESAILTINRASKIYSPWSSKIYGLRQHPR, from the coding sequence ATGTTTTTTTTACAAGCTCAACAAGTGCTGGCAGATACGCTGAGCAAAACCGGTAAATCAGAATTCTTCAAAGAAGTTGATCCGTTCGGTTTGGGAATGACGGTAATCGGTTATGCCATTGTATTCATTGCATTGCTCCTGCTTTACATTGTGTTCTACAATATATCCAAAGTACTTCAACTTAAGATAAGAAGATTTCTTCGTAAAGAAGGGGTAATTGATAAGGAGAAAAAAGATGTCTCGATTCCGGGTGAAGTGAATGCTGCCATTGCGATGGCGCTGCATCTTTACTTCCAGGAAATGCACGACGAGGAATCAGCCATTCTTACAATCAACAGAGCTTCAAAAATTTATTCTCCGTGGAGCTCGAAGATTTACGGTTTAAGACAACATCCAAGATAA
- a CDS encoding sigma-70 family RNA polymerase sigma factor: MLLPSLIVELDAQNSSAETACFVTGNDDPQQDSIVPVPDVCRELSNVLSAEKDLRYRLVYYALKNIRLYFSADSFNSLTAHDVVQIVIEKILTGIRKWNKSLVPDIRKLLFLSIKSFIRNEKARANIPVLLDIDTMKPVLNDHAMDNFLSEMHLCDLNNNAFAADIHRLVSKLKTLLTGDIYASFVLDEILEGAGSNIEIAKSLNIPVRDVENAKKRIRNKSAKLIKNGG; encoded by the coding sequence ATGCTTTTACCGTCCCTTATTGTGGAGCTGGATGCACAAAACAGCAGCGCTGAAACTGCCTGCTTCGTAACTGGTAATGATGATCCTCAGCAGGATTCAATTGTTCCTGTCCCCGATGTCTGTCGTGAGCTTTCAAATGTGCTCTCGGCTGAAAAAGATCTGCGTTACCGTCTCGTTTATTATGCGCTTAAAAATATAAGACTCTATTTTTCTGCGGATTCATTTAACAGCCTTACTGCTCACGATGTTGTGCAGATTGTTATCGAAAAGATTCTTACAGGCATCCGCAAATGGAATAAAAGTTTAGTACCCGATATCCGGAAACTCCTCTTTCTTTCCATAAAGAGTTTTATACGCAATGAAAAGGCAAGAGCAAATATTCCTGTGCTGCTGGATATTGATACTATGAAGCCGGTACTGAATGATCACGCAATGGATAATTTTTTAAGTGAAATGCACCTCTGCGATCTGAATAATAATGCCTTTGCGGCTGATATTCATCGACTCGTATCAAAGCTTAAAACGCTTCTTACCGGTGATATCTACGCCTCATTCGTTCTCGATGAAATACTCGAAGGTGCCGGTTCAAATATTGAAATTGCAAAATCTCTTAATATCCCCGTCAGGGATGTTGAGAACGCTAAAAAAAGAATAAGGAATAAATCAGCTAAGC